From the Pieris napi chromosome 20, ilPieNapi1.2, whole genome shotgun sequence genome, one window contains:
- the LOC125059593 gene encoding glycogen phosphorylase, with protein MSVQSDSEKRKQISVRGIVAVENVTEVKKAFNRHVHYTLVKDRNVATPRDYYFALAHTVRDHLVSRWIRTQQYYYEKDPKRVYYLSLEYYMGRSLQNTMINLGIQGTVDEALYQIGLDIEELEELEEDAGLGNGGLGRLAACFLDSMATLGLAAYGYGIRYEYGIFAQKIENGEQQEEPDDWLRYGNPWEKARPEFMIPVNFYGRVADTPQGKKWVDTQVVFAMPYDNPIPGYNNNVVNTLRLWSAKSPVDFNLKFFNSGDYIQAVLDRNVAENISRVLYPNDNFFEGKELRLRQEYFMCAATLQDIIRRYKASRFGSREAVRTTFESLPEKVAIQLNDTHPALAIPELLRILLDIEKVPYDEAWKLVNKCCAYTNHTVLPEALERWPCSMLENCLPRHMELIYHINFLHLKEVEKRWPGDMDRMRRMSLIEEEGEKRVNMAHLCVVGAHAVNGVAAIHSDILKATIFRDFYEMWPEKFQNKTNGITPRRWLLLCNPGLSDLISDKIGEEWTVHLDQLKGLKRWSKDAGFQRAVMKVKQENKLKLASLIERDTGVKINPASMFDVQVKRIHEYKRQLLNILHVIVMYNRIKRDPTAPIAPRTVMIGGKAAPGYFIAKQIIALACSVGDTVNNDPDVGDKLKLIFLENYRVTLAERIMPAADLSEQISTAGTEASGTGNMKFMLNGALTIGTMDGANVEMAEEAGEQNLFIFGMRVDDVEALQKRGYNAYEYYERNPELRQCIEQIRSGFFTPGEPGKFQNVADVLLHHDRFLHLADFDDYIKAQDKVSAVYQNPSKWAEMVIENIASSGKFSSDRTIAEYAREIWGVEPTWEKLPAPHEVA; from the exons ATGAGCGTACAATCGGACTCGGAGAAACGAAAGCAAATATCCGTCCGCGGAATTGTTGCTGTAGAAAATGTTACCGAAGTGAAGAAGGCATTTAACCGGCATGTGCATTACACTCTTGTTAAAGACCGGAATGTTGCGACACCAAGAGATTACTACTTCGCTTTGGCTCACACTGTCAGAGATCATCTGGTTTCCCGGTGGATTCGCACCCAACAATACTACTATGAAAAGGATCCAAAA CGAGTTTACTACCTCTCATTGGAGTATTATATGGGACGATCCCTTCAGAATACAATGATTAACCTGGGTATTCAAGGAACTGTTGATGAAGCTCTGTATCAGATTGGATTGGATATTGAGGAACTAGAAGAGTTGGAAGAAGACGCAGGGCTTGGAAATGGAGGTCTTGGTCGTTTAGCTGCTTGTTTCCTCGACTCAATGGCTACACTTGGCTTAGCAGCCTATGGATATG gtATAAGGTATGAGTATGGTATTTTTGCGCAAAAAATTGAGAATGGAGAACAGCAAGAAGAACCAGACGATTGGCTGAGGTATGGAAACCCATGGGAGAAGGCCAGGCCAGAATTTATGATTCCTGTTAATTTCTATGGGCGGGTTGCTGATACTCCTCAAGGCAAGAAGTGGGTAGACACGCAG GTCGTGTTCGCTATGCCGTATGACAACCCGATCCCAGGTTACAATAACAATGTCGTCAACACGCTGCGGTTGTGGTCAGCTAAGAGCCCCGTGGACTTCAATCTAAAATTCT ttaACTCCGGTGACTACATTCAAGCCGTACTAGATCGTAACGTCGCAGAGAACATTTCGCGTGTATTGTATCCGAATGACAACTTCTTTGAAGGAAAAGAACTCAGACTACGTCAAGAGTATTTCATGTGCGCCGCTACTCTACAGGACATCATTAGGCGTTACAAAGCCTCCAGATTTGGTAGTCGTGAGGCTGTCAGAACTACATTCGAAAGCCTTCCAGAAAAGGTCGCGATTCAGCTGAACGACACCCACCCGGCTTTAGCGATTCCAGAATTACTGCGCATTTTACTCGATATTGAGAAAGTTCCGTATGATGAGGCCTGGAAACTTGTCAACAAATGTTGCGCCTACACCAACCATACCGTTCTCCCAGAGGCTTTGGAGAGATGGCCTTGCTCAATGTTAGAAAACTGTCTCCCCAGACACATGGAACTCATATATCACATTAACTTCTTGCACCTTAAAGAGGTCGAGAAACGCTGGCCTGGAGATATGGACCGCATGCGTCGTATGTCTCTTATTGAAGAAGAAGGTGAAAAGAGAGTGAACATGGCCCATCTATGTGTGGTCGGTGCACACGCTGTCAACGGCGTTGCCGCCATTCATTCAGATATCCTGAAGGCAACCATCTTCCGTGATTTCTACGAAATGTGGCCAGAAAAATTCCAAAACAAGACAAACGGAATCACCCCACGGCGTTGGCTGTTGCTATGCAACCCTGGCCTATCTGATCTGATATCCGATAAGATCGGCGAAGAATGGACCGTCCACCTCGACCAATTGAAGGGTTTGAAGCGGTGGTCGAAAGACGCCGGCTTCCAGCGTGCAGTGATGAAGGTGAAGCAAGAAAATAAGCTTAAATTAGCGTCCCTCATCGAAAGAGATACGGGTGTGAAAATCAACCCAGCTTCGATGTTTGACGTACAAGTGAAACGTATTCACGAGTACAAGAGGCAATTGTTGAACATTTTGCACGTGATTGTAATGTACAACCGTATAAAGCGTGACCCCACTGCCCCAATCGCCCCAAGAACAGTTATGATCGGTGGTAAAGCCGCACCAGGTTACTTTATCGCTAAGCAAATCATCGCTCTGGCCTGCTCTGTAGGGGATACT gtTAACAACGACCCCGATGTAGGGGACAAGTTAAAGCTGATCTTCTTAGAGAACTACCGAGTCACCCTGGCTGAGCGTATAATGCCAGCAGCCGATCTGAGCGAACAGATCTCGACCGCTGGTACTGAAGCTTCCGGAACCGGGAACATGAAGTTCATGCTTAACGGAGCGTTGACTATTGGCACTATGGATGGAGCTAATGTGGAAATGGCAGAGGAAGCTGGGGAACAGAACTTGTTCATATTCGGAATGAGGGTGGACGATGTTGAAGCTCTGCAGAAGCGAGG GTATAACGCGTACGAGTACTACGAGCGCAACCCAGAGCTACGTCAATGTATCGAACAGATCCGCAGCGGTTTCTTCACTCCTGGTGAACCTGGGAAGTTCCAGAATGTAGCTGATGTGCTACTCCATCATGACAGGTTCCTCCATCTGGCAGATTTTGATGATTACATCAAGGCCCAGGATAAGGTGTCCGCAGTGTATCAg AATCCATCAAAATGGGCGGAAATGGTGATCGAGAACATAGCCTCGTCTGGCAAGTTTTCTTCGGACCGCACCATTGCCGAATACGCAAGGGAAATTTGGGGTGTTGAACCCACTTGGGAAAAACTGCCCGCCCCTCATGAGGTTGCTTAA